ACCCATTTTTCCTAAAGAGTTTCAGGCTACGAAAACCTTAAAGGATGGTCAGCTCTATGCTTGTATGCATTGCGGTTATGTCGAATGTATTTCAGCGCCAAATGAAGAATGCAATCGTTGCCATCATTCAAGAAGATGGGCTAAAGCTTTAAATAATAAGATTGTAAATTAGTCAGTATGGCGGTTTACCACCTCAATAATGCTCTTACAAATAAGACTATTGATGCTGCGTAGCTTTTGCTCAGGCACGCCTTGACAGATGCTGCGAAAATCATAAAGCTCATCTTTATAACCAATGCAATAAAAAAACGTTCCGACAGGCTTCTCCTCCGTTTCAGAGCCTCCAGGCTTTAATAAACCTGTACAAGCGACATGCAAGTCGGCATCAAACATTGTCTTAGACTTATTAACCAGTTCTTTTGTTACCTCTAGTGACTCAGGCGTACACTCAGCAATTAATTGGCTTGATATATTTAACACGTTCTTTTTTATCGCAACGTCGTAACATACCAAGCCACCCATTAATATGTCGCCTGAATAAGGACTCATAGAAAAGCGATGCGCTAGATAGCCCGCGGTCGCACTTTCAATAAAAACTATGGTTAATTGCTTATCTGCCAACAACTTTGCACAGCTATTAGTCACAACGCCCTCCATATCAACATTAGAACAATCAAGGCTATTACAGTCCTTTCCTATTAAAAACTCAATTCATATCGTGATGAATTTGCGTAACAGTCTTTTTTAATTAGGTTTGCACTAGCAAAGGTAGAATAGGTAATAGTTTAGGTTCTGTAATCTGATTAGATTAGAGTATACCCAAGAGAACCAATGAAACCGAATCTTTCTATCCAACGTCATTTGTCATAACGCCCGTTACGTTTTTCAGCATAAATCACTTAGACATAGCGATTAACTGTATGTCATTATTCATCTTGAAATCAATCTCTTATTCTAATTAATAAATAGTCGGCAGAAAAACTGACGCATTTTAGGGTTTTATTATGAAAAAACTATCAACATTGAAGAAACCTCTTGTAATGGCACTGAGTGTCGCAAGCTTTAGCATTGCCTCTGTTTCAGCCAGTCAAGCAGCCCCTGCTGTGAATGAGGTAACGGCAGCGTCACAGAGTAAGATTAGCCTAGAGCAAGCGCTGGTCCTTGCTAATAAAGCGGTAAAAGGCGATATCATCAGTGCAGACTTTGATCAAGAATATCGTAACGCAAATAGCCATTACGATATCAACATCGTTACCAACAATAATGAACAAGAAGTCAGCGTGAATGCCAATACAGGCAAGGTCACGAAAGGGGACACAGAGCGTTTAGACAAAGAAGACTTGGCAGAATATAAGGCTATGAAACAATCAAAAGTAAGTTTGTCTCAAGCCATAAAAAAAGCAAACCAAACGCTGAAAGGGAAAGTACTGGAAGTAGGATTCGATATGGATTTTGGCAAGCCTGTCTACAAAGTTGAAATTGGTAAAGGCAATCAGATTCATAAAGTTGTTGTCGACAGCATGACTGGTAAGATTACGCGCAGTCAGGTAAGCGACGTTGATCGTGATGATTAATTACTGATACCTTGTATTGCATATAGCCTCAAATATTAAAAAGCCCTAAGCTACTTTCTCAAGTGGCTTGGGGCTTTTTAATGGCCACTCTGATTTAATAGCAAGTCTAAATAAACAATTGTTGGTATCTAGTGTGGGTTCATATTTGTGGATTGTTGGCCGTTTTTTGTTTGTATGGTAAGAGATAGTTTTACTCGTTTACGAGTCACTTATCACATTAATGATGATAGTTACTTGCTAGTAAACGTTACTATATTAGTCACATTGTCAGTACAGCTACTATAGTCACTGCACTACACAAGAGTTGTATTTTGGATATATATCATAAAATAATTTAGATAAGCCATTTTATACGACAAGTCAGATGAAGATTATTTTAAGAACTAGCTTATTGGCTTAGCGGATTGTTCAATATTGAACTACCCCAAATGTATCGGAGGCAAAACTACTCGGGTCGATTCCTTATATGTATACCCCAAGATAACCAATCAGGCGCTTTCACTGCTCCGGTACCCTAGTGAGGACTTGAACCTTAGGCTGTGAGATATTGCTATTAGTACTCTAAATCTATTTAGATAAAATCAGTGTACATAGCAATGTAACTTTCAAAATGTAAGGTTGAGTATACAAACCGGGACGAATAATAATTATTCAAGATTATCTTTTACTTTGAAAGGTTCTGAGAATTGTAGAATTAAGAAATTAACAACTGATAATATAATCGCTATCTCATAACGTCCATAAGCAACAGAGATGCCGATAGCAGCGGTATTCCATAAACTTGCAGCTGTCGCAGTGCCTTTTACCGTATTATCACCTTTAAAAATAGCCCCACCACCGATAAAGCCCATGCCCGTAATAATTGCGTACATGATTCTCGCTTCGGGTTCTGCTGCACCTCCATGATAGATATCGACAGCCACTAGCATGAAAGCACAGGATGCAATACTGACTAATGGGAAAGTTCTGAGTCCTGCACCCTTATCTTTCATCTCACGATTAAGCGCAATCGGTAGGGAAAGCACGAAGGCAATTGCTAATTGAATTAGGTGATATACCATTAATTTTAAGTTTAAATCAAATTCAAACATGGTTTATTGCACTCTTTAAAAGAAGGTTAAATGAACAGGGGTGATTATCGTTATTTTTAATGCGTCGAAGATGACTTATTACTGCGTAATTTACCAATCATGGTGACAATAGCCACGACAATAACACCGACGGCTAAACCTACCAACGCATTTAAGAGCATGGTTGTCACACTTCCAAATATGCCAGTTAGGTGCGCTAAGTCTTCCACTTCATGATGCAAAAAACTGATCC
This DNA window, taken from Psychrobacter cryohalolentis K5, encodes the following:
- a CDS encoding PepSY domain-containing protein; translation: MKKLSTLKKPLVMALSVASFSIASVSASQAAPAVNEVTAASQSKISLEQALVLANKAVKGDIISADFDQEYRNANSHYDINIVTNNNEQEVSVNANTGKVTKGDTERLDKEDLAEYKAMKQSKVSLSQAIKKANQTLKGKVLEVGFDMDFGKPVYKVEIGKGNQIHKVVVDSMTGKITRSQVSDVDRDD
- a CDS encoding MgtC/SapB family protein produces the protein MFEFDLNLKLMVYHLIQLAIAFVLSLPIALNREMKDKGAGLRTFPLVSIASCAFMLVAVDIYHGGAAEPEARIMYAIITGMGFIGGGAIFKGDNTVKGTATAASLWNTAAIGISVAYGRYEIAIILSVVNFLILQFSEPFKVKDNLE
- a CDS encoding CinA family protein; the encoded protein is MTNSCAKLLADKQLTIVFIESATAGYLAHRFSMSPYSGDILMGGLVCYDVAIKKNVLNISSQLIAECTPESLEVTKELVNKSKTMFDADLHVACTGLLKPGGSETEEKPVGTFFYCIGYKDELYDFRSICQGVPEQKLRSINSLICKSIIEVVNRHTD